The DNA region CAGGCTGGCCAAGCTCGCTGAGGTGTTTGGTTCGGCGCGGATCCTGCCCGCCGTCGTGTCATTCGTGGACATTGCCGGCATTGTCAAAGGCGCTTCCGAGGGCGAAGGATTGGGCAATAAATTCCTGGCCAATATCCGCGAGGCAGAAGCAATTGCCCAAGTAATCCGGGTTTTCGACGATCCCGATGTTATTCACGTCGACGGCAAAGTCGATCCGAGCTCCGATATAGAGACCATCAACACCGAGCTGATCCTTGCCGACTTGCAGACCATTGAAAAGGCTGTTCCGCGCATCGAGAAGGCGGTCAAGCTAAAGCAAAAAGACGCCGCTGAGCTGAATGCGATTCTGACTGCGCAGAAGGTCCTCGAACGTGGTGACACCATTTTCTCCTCGATCAAGAGTGACAAGCTGGAGATGGAACATCTCAAAGAATTGGGACTGCTCACGGCTAAGCCCTTCATCTACGTGTTTAACGTCGATGAAGCGGTGCTGAACAATACCGAACGCCAGGGCGAGCTGCGTGAACTGGTGGCCCCGGCTGACGCTATTTTCCTGGACGCGAAGCTCGAAGCCGACCTGGCCGAGCTGGATGAAGAAGAAGCTCGCGAGATGCTGGAAATGAACGGGCAGGAAGAGTCTGGCCTGGACCAGCTTGCCCGCGTCGGCTTCCACACCCTTGGTCTGCAGACCTATCTGACCGCAGGAACCAAGGAAACGCGCGCCTGGACCATTCGACAAGGCGACACCGCACCGCAGGCGGCTGGAGTCATTCACTCGGACTTCCAACGTGGCTTTATCAAGGCTGAAGTCGTCCACTTTTACGACCTGATCGACGCCGGTTCGATGTCGGAAGCCAAGTCGCGCGGCAAGGTTCGGATCGAAGGCAAAGAGTATGTAATGTCCGACGGCGACGTGGTGGAGTTCCGCTTCAACGTCTAGGCCAGAGGCTGATATCTGCCACGATTTTTCCTTCTTTTCGGTCGCCTCCGTTGGTAGGGTCAAGACATGGCATTCAGGTTTGACAACATGGGAATTGTCGTAGAGGACCTTGAACTTACGGTCGAGTTTTTTCTTGCACTTGGCCTTGAACTCGAAGGCCGAGGGATGGTCGAAGGTGAGTGGGCTGGCAAGGTCACTGGCTTAGGCAACCAACGCGTCGAGATCGCCATGATGCGGATGCCTGACGGACATGACCGGCTTGAACTTTCGCGCTTTCTTTACCCAGCAGTCATCGCCGATCATCGAAACGCCCCGGTAAACGCTCTGGTGTTATCTTCGAGTGATGTTCACAGTAGACGACATTGAAGACACGATGGCGAGGCTAAGTAAGTTCGATGTAGAGCTTGTAAGCAGCGAAATCGTTCGTTACGAGGACGTTTATAAGCTTTGCTACATTAGGGGAC from Renibacterium salmoninarum ATCC 33209 includes:
- a CDS encoding glyoxalase — translated: MAFRFDNMGIVVEDLELTVEFFLALGLELEGRGMVEGEWAGKVTGLGNQRVEIAMMRMPDGHDRLELSRFLYPAVIADHRNAPVNALVLSSSDVHSRRH
- the ychF gene encoding redox-regulated ATPase YchF — translated: MALTIGIVGLPNVGKSTLFNALTRNNVLAANYPFATIEPNVGVVNLPDARLAKLAEVFGSARILPAVVSFVDIAGIVKGASEGEGLGNKFLANIREAEAIAQVIRVFDDPDVIHVDGKVDPSSDIETINTELILADLQTIEKAVPRIEKAVKLKQKDAAELNAILTAQKVLERGDTIFSSIKSDKLEMEHLKELGLLTAKPFIYVFNVDEAVLNNTERQGELRELVAPADAIFLDAKLEADLAELDEEEAREMLEMNGQEESGLDQLARVGFHTLGLQTYLTAGTKETRAWTIRQGDTAPQAAGVIHSDFQRGFIKAEVVHFYDLIDAGSMSEAKSRGKVRIEGKEYVMSDGDVVEFRFNV